Proteins co-encoded in one Streptomyces roseochromogenus subsp. oscitans DS 12.976 genomic window:
- a CDS encoding VOC family protein: MAGMGGGRPSIYPSLLYADAKAAIRQLTEALGFTELSVYETEDGKVMHAELTQGNGAVMIGSKGRGGRFDAAMKDAGPTGVYVVVDDVDAHHQRALEHGVEILMPPTDQDYGSRDYMARDVEGNIWSFGTYAPEIGA; encoded by the coding sequence ATGGCAGGCATGGGCGGCGGACGGCCGAGCATCTATCCCTCTCTGTTGTACGCGGACGCGAAGGCGGCGATCAGACAGCTGACGGAGGCCCTCGGCTTCACCGAGCTGTCGGTGTACGAGACGGAGGACGGCAAGGTGATGCACGCCGAGCTGACCCAGGGCAACGGCGCGGTGATGATCGGTTCCAAGGGCCGGGGCGGCCGTTTCGACGCGGCGATGAAGGACGCCGGGCCCACCGGGGTGTACGTCGTCGTGGACGACGTGGACGCCCACCACCAGCGGGCCCTGGAGCACGGCGTGGAGATCCTGATGCCCCCGACGGACCAGGACTACGGCTCGCGGGACTACATGGCCCGCGACGTCGAGGGCAACATCTGGAGCTTCGGGACGTACGCCCCGGAGATCGGCGCCTGA
- a CDS encoding ABC-F family ATP-binding cassette domain-containing protein yields the protein MISASGIELRAGARILLENATFRVAKGDRIGLVGRNGAGKTTLTKCLAGEGIPAAGQIARSGEVGYLPQDPRTGDLDVLARDRILSARGLDVLIRKMRDNEQRIANGMGATREKALKQYERQETEFLTKGGYAAEAEAATIAAALNLPDRVLGQPLHTLSGGQRRRIELARILFSDADTLLLDEPTNHLDADSIIWLRDYLKTYRGGFIVISHDVDLVETVVNKVFYLDANRSTIDIYNMGWKLYQQQREADEKRRKRERANAEKKAAALNAQADKMRAKATKTVAAQNMARRAEKLLSGLEEVRMSDKVAKLRFPEPSPCGKTPLMAEGLSKSYGSLEIFTDVDLAIDKGSRVVILGLNGAGKTTLLRLLGGVERPDTGQVVPGHGLKLGYYAQEHETLDPDRTVLENMRSAAPDMDLVEVRKVLGSFLFSGDDVDKPAGVLSGGEKTRLALATLVVSSANVLLLDEPTNNLDPASREEILGALRTYKGAVVLVTHDEGAVEALQPERIILLPDGVEDLWGSDYADLVALA from the coding sequence GTGATCTCCGCCTCCGGTATCGAGCTGCGCGCCGGTGCGCGCATCCTCCTTGAGAACGCCACCTTCCGTGTCGCCAAGGGCGACCGCATCGGCCTCGTCGGCCGCAACGGCGCCGGCAAGACGACCCTCACCAAGTGCCTGGCCGGCGAGGGCATCCCGGCCGCGGGCCAGATCGCCCGCTCCGGTGAGGTCGGCTACCTCCCGCAGGACCCCCGTACCGGCGACCTGGACGTCCTCGCCCGGGACCGGATTCTGTCCGCGCGCGGCCTCGACGTACTGATCCGCAAGATGCGCGACAACGAGCAGCGCATCGCCAACGGCATGGGCGCCACCCGCGAGAAGGCCCTCAAGCAGTACGAGCGCCAGGAGACGGAGTTCCTCACCAAGGGCGGGTACGCCGCCGAGGCCGAGGCCGCCACCATCGCCGCCGCGCTGAACCTGCCCGACCGCGTCCTCGGCCAGCCGCTGCACACCCTCTCCGGCGGTCAGCGCCGCCGTATCGAACTGGCCCGCATCCTCTTCTCGGACGCCGACACCCTGCTGCTCGACGAGCCGACCAACCACCTCGACGCCGACTCGATCATCTGGCTGCGGGACTACCTGAAGACGTACCGCGGCGGCTTCATCGTGATCTCCCATGACGTCGACCTGGTCGAGACGGTCGTCAACAAGGTGTTCTACCTGGACGCGAACCGGTCCACGATCGACATCTACAACATGGGCTGGAAGCTCTACCAGCAGCAGCGCGAAGCCGACGAGAAGCGCCGCAAGCGGGAGCGGGCCAACGCCGAGAAGAAGGCCGCCGCGCTCAACGCCCAGGCCGACAAGATGCGCGCCAAGGCCACCAAGACGGTCGCCGCGCAGAACATGGCCCGCCGCGCCGAGAAGCTGCTCTCCGGCCTCGAAGAGGTCCGGATGTCCGACAAGGTCGCCAAGCTGCGCTTCCCGGAGCCCTCGCCCTGCGGCAAGACCCCGCTGATGGCCGAGGGCCTGTCGAAGTCGTACGGCTCGCTGGAGATCTTCACCGACGTCGACCTCGCCATCGACAAGGGCTCGCGGGTCGTCATCCTCGGCCTCAACGGCGCCGGCAAGACGACCTTGCTGCGCCTCCTCGGCGGCGTCGAGAGGCCCGACACCGGCCAGGTCGTCCCCGGCCACGGCCTCAAGCTCGGGTACTACGCCCAGGAGCACGAGACCCTGGACCCCGACCGCACCGTCCTGGAGAACATGCGCTCCGCCGCGCCCGACATGGACCTGGTCGAGGTCCGCAAGGTGCTCGGCTCGTTCCTCTTCTCCGGCGACGACGTCGACAAGCCGGCCGGTGTCCTCTCGGGCGGCGAGAAGACCCGTCTCGCCCTGGCCACCCTGGTCGTCTCCTCGGCGAACGTGCTCCTCCTCGACGAGCCGACCAACAACCTCGACCCCGCCAGCCGCGAGGAGATCCTCGGAGCCCTGCGCACCTACAAGGGCGCGGTCGTCCTCGTCACGCACGACGAGGGCGCCGTCGAGGCCCTCCAGCCCGAGCGGATCATCCTGCTGCCCGACGGCGTCGAGGATCTGTGGGGCTCCGACTACGCGGATCTCGTCGCCCTGGCGTGA
- a CDS encoding helix-turn-helix domain-containing protein — protein sequence MAETLKKGSRVTGAARDKLAADLKKKYDSGASIRALAEETGRSYGFVHRMLTESGVVLRGRGGATRGKKAASV from the coding sequence GTGGCCGAGACTCTGAAGAAGGGCAGCCGGGTGACCGGCGCCGCGCGCGACAAGCTCGCGGCAGACCTGAAGAAAAAGTACGACTCCGGTGCGAGCATCCGGGCGCTGGCCGAGGAGACCGGCCGCTCGTATGGCTTTGTGCACCGGATGCTCACCGAGTCGGGCGTCGTCCTGCGTGGGCGTGGCGGAGCGACCCGGGGCAAGAAGGCCGCATCGGTCTGA
- a CDS encoding enoyl-CoA hydratase/isomerase family protein, producing MASPDQDLAPVLDKDGVRLTVDDALATVTLANPAKRNAQSPALWRALAEAGRLLPGSVRVVVLRGEGRSFSAGLDRQMFTPEGIPGEPTFIDLARRDDAGLDANIAEFQEAFTWWRRNDIVSVAAVQGHAIGAGFQLALACDLRVVADDVQFAMRETSLGLVPDLTGTHPLVGLVGYARALEICATGRFVGVEESVASGLANIAVPGDQLDDAVRDLAAALLAAPRDAVAETKALLRGAADRTYDEQRAAERAAQARRLRDLAGLGE from the coding sequence ATGGCTTCGCCCGACCAGGACCTCGCTCCTGTACTCGACAAGGACGGCGTACGGCTCACCGTCGACGACGCGCTCGCCACGGTGACGCTGGCCAACCCGGCCAAGCGCAACGCGCAGAGCCCCGCACTGTGGCGGGCGCTCGCCGAGGCCGGGCGGCTGCTGCCGGGCTCCGTCCGTGTCGTTGTGCTGCGCGGCGAGGGCAGGTCCTTCTCCGCCGGTCTCGACCGGCAGATGTTCACCCCGGAGGGGATCCCGGGCGAGCCGACCTTCATCGATCTCGCGCGCCGTGACGACGCCGGGCTCGACGCGAACATCGCCGAGTTCCAGGAGGCGTTCACCTGGTGGCGGCGGAACGACATCGTGTCCGTCGCCGCCGTCCAGGGGCACGCCATCGGGGCCGGCTTCCAGCTCGCGCTCGCGTGCGACCTTCGGGTCGTCGCGGACGACGTGCAGTTCGCCATGCGCGAGACCAGCCTCGGCCTCGTACCCGACCTGACCGGCACGCATCCGCTGGTCGGTCTCGTCGGGTACGCCCGCGCGCTCGAGATCTGCGCCACGGGAAGGTTTGTCGGCGTGGAGGAGTCCGTGGCGTCCGGGCTGGCCAACATTGCCGTGCCCGGCGACCAACTGGACGACGCCGTACGGGACTTGGCAGCGGCGCTGTTGGCTGCGCCGCGGGACGCTGTCGCCGAGACCAAGGCGCTGTTGCGGGGCGCGGCGGACCGTACGTACGACGAGCAGCGGGCGGCTGAGCGGGCCGCTCAGGCACGGCGGCTTCGGGATCTGGCCGGGCTCGGCGAATAA
- a CDS encoding Asp23/Gls24 family envelope stress response protein: MTDMTTTPEGGQEPQVSTRKATQRGGGDPATRGRTTIADGVVEKIAGLAARDVVGVHAMGSGLARTFGAVRDRVPGGSRSVARGVKAEVGEVQTALDLEIVVDYGVSIADVARAVRENVIASVERMTGLEVVEVNIAVSDVKLPDEEDEEPEPPRIQ; this comes from the coding sequence ATGACCGACATGACGACGACCCCCGAAGGCGGCCAAGAGCCGCAGGTGTCGACCCGTAAGGCCACTCAGCGCGGCGGCGGTGATCCGGCGACCCGGGGACGGACCACCATCGCCGACGGCGTCGTGGAGAAGATCGCGGGCCTCGCGGCGCGGGATGTCGTCGGAGTGCACGCCATGGGCAGTGGCCTGGCCCGCACCTTCGGCGCCGTACGCGACCGGGTGCCGGGCGGCTCCAGGTCGGTGGCGCGGGGTGTGAAGGCCGAGGTCGGCGAGGTGCAGACCGCACTGGACCTGGAGATCGTCGTGGACTACGGCGTCTCGATCGCCGATGTCGCCCGCGCCGTACGGGAGAACGTGATCGCTTCCGTGGAACGCATGACCGGACTTGAGGTGGTCGAGGTCAATATCGCGGTCAGCGATGTGAAGCTGCCCGACGAAGAGGACGAGGAGCCCGAGCCGCCGCGCATCCAGTGA
- a CDS encoding DUF6286 domain-containing protein, which translates to MSEPQTIIQTLHKDPTPTPPAAESSGRFWSARRVPAAVVAALLLAGAGLLLYDIAAVRAHRPAMHWRRALARQLAERPLDDTWVLTGAAVAVALGLWLIALAATPGLRGLLPMRRPHPDVRAALRRDAAALLLRDRAMDISGVRSVRVRMRRRKADVRVVSHFRDLDDVRADLDTVLTDAVRGLGLGRPPVLSVHVTRPARKG; encoded by the coding sequence ATGAGCGAGCCGCAGACGATCATCCAGACGCTCCACAAGGACCCCACCCCTACACCGCCCGCCGCCGAGAGCAGTGGCCGCTTCTGGTCAGCGCGCCGCGTCCCGGCCGCCGTCGTCGCGGCACTGCTGCTGGCCGGCGCCGGCCTCCTGCTGTACGACATCGCCGCCGTACGCGCCCACCGCCCCGCGATGCACTGGCGCCGCGCACTGGCCCGGCAACTGGCCGAACGGCCCCTGGACGACACCTGGGTGCTGACCGGAGCGGCCGTCGCCGTCGCACTCGGCCTCTGGCTGATCGCCCTCGCGGCCACGCCGGGTCTGCGCGGTCTGCTGCCCATGCGGCGCCCACACCCCGACGTCCGCGCCGCACTCCGGCGTGACGCGGCGGCGCTTCTGCTGCGCGACCGGGCCATGGACATCTCCGGGGTCCGGTCGGTGCGGGTGCGGATGCGCCGCAGGAAGGCCGACGTCCGTGTCGTCTCGCACTTCCGTGACCTGGACGACGTACGCGCCGACCTGGACACCGTGCTCACGGACGCGGTCCGGGGCCTCGGCCTCGGCCGGCCGCCCGTGCTGTCCGTCCATGTGACACGGCCCGCGCGGAAGGGGTGA
- the amaP gene encoding alkaline shock response membrane anchor protein AmaP, producing the protein MHRGRLHRVLLALVGLLLLALGGSVLAVGLGAPAPSWWIHTGPHDVLLTRAERTHWRGAGWWWPAVLTTLAVLVLLALWWLITLLRRRRLTEILIDTGDGESALLRGRALESALAQEAVQQQGVAHAEILLRGRRTKPTAKIWLQLEPHVDPSTALNDFTTRALTHARQSARLPSLPAEIRLRAVKHRAERVT; encoded by the coding sequence ATGCACAGGGGTCGTCTCCACCGTGTCCTGCTGGCCCTCGTCGGCCTGCTCCTGCTCGCGCTCGGCGGATCGGTCCTGGCCGTCGGCCTGGGCGCACCGGCGCCCTCCTGGTGGATCCACACCGGCCCGCACGACGTCCTGCTCACCCGGGCCGAACGCACCCACTGGCGCGGCGCCGGCTGGTGGTGGCCGGCCGTCCTCACCACCCTGGCCGTCCTCGTCCTGCTCGCCCTGTGGTGGCTGATCACACTCCTGCGCCGCCGCCGGCTCACCGAGATCCTCATCGACACCGGCGACGGCGAGTCCGCCCTCCTGCGCGGCCGCGCCCTGGAGTCGGCCCTGGCCCAGGAAGCCGTCCAGCAGCAGGGCGTGGCCCACGCGGAGATCCTCCTGCGCGGCCGCCGCACGAAACCCACGGCGAAAATCTGGCTCCAGCTGGAGCCCCACGTGGACCCGTCGACGGCCCTGAACGACTTCACGACCCGGGCCTTGACCCACGCCCGCCAGTCAGCGCGGCTCCCGTCTCTGCCGGCAGAGATACGACTGAGAGCGGTCAAGCACCGTGCGGAGAGGGTCACTTGA
- a CDS encoding SDR family oxidoreductase — protein MDLGLKDRVYVVTGATRGLGNAAARELVADGAKVVISGRDEKRVADAAAELGPNAVGVAVDNADPRTPERLIAAARDAFGAFDGVLVSVGGPAPGFIADNTDEQWQNAFESVFLGAVRLARAAASELEPGGVIGFVLSASVHEPIPGLTISNGLRPGLAGFAKSIADELGPRGIRVLGLLPSRIDTDRVRELDGLSADPEATRAANEARIPLRRYGAPEEFGKVAAFLLSPAASYLTGVMLPVDGGMRHGF, from the coding sequence ATGGATCTTGGACTGAAGGACCGGGTGTACGTCGTCACCGGGGCGACCCGCGGGCTGGGCAACGCCGCCGCACGGGAACTCGTCGCCGACGGGGCGAAGGTCGTGATCAGCGGCCGGGACGAGAAGCGGGTGGCCGACGCCGCCGCCGAACTGGGCCCGAACGCGGTCGGTGTGGCCGTGGACAACGCCGACCCGCGGACTCCGGAGCGGCTGATCGCGGCCGCCCGTGACGCCTTCGGCGCGTTCGACGGCGTGCTGGTGAGTGTGGGCGGGCCGGCGCCGGGGTTCATCGCGGACAACACCGATGAGCAGTGGCAGAACGCGTTCGAGTCGGTGTTCCTCGGTGCGGTGAGGCTCGCTCGCGCGGCGGCTTCCGAGCTGGAGCCGGGCGGGGTCATCGGGTTCGTGCTGTCCGCGTCGGTGCACGAGCCGATTCCGGGGCTGACCATCTCCAACGGGCTGCGGCCCGGACTCGCCGGGTTCGCCAAGTCGATCGCCGACGAGCTGGGGCCGCGGGGGATTCGGGTACTGGGGCTGCTGCCTTCGCGGATCGACACGGATCGCGTGCGCGAGCTGGACGGGTTGTCCGCGGATCCTGAGGCCACCCGGGCCGCGAACGAGGCGCGGATTCCGTTGCGGCGGTACGGGGCGCCGGAGGAGTTCGGGAAGGTCGCGGCGTTTCTGCTGTCACCGGCGGCTTCCTATCTGACGGGGGTCATGTTGCCTGTGGACGGGGGCATGCGGCACGGGTTCTAG
- a CDS encoding glycoside hydrolase family 15 protein: protein MNARIEDYALIGDEQTAALVGRDGSIDWLCLPRFDSGACFAKLLGNEDHGYWRIAPKGARVCTRRAYRPDTLVLDTEWETDEGTLRVTDLMPQRDRAPDVMRIVEGVSGHVTVHSTLRIRFDYGSIIPWMRRSDGHRVAVAGPDSVWLRTEPHVHMWGEDFGTHSEFTVGEGQRVAFVLTWHPSHEPRPPLVDPYKALSTSVHGWRRWATRCRYDGPYRDAVVRSLITLKALTYAPTGGIVAAATTSLPEEPGGVRNWDYRYCWLRDSTLTLGALLHAGYHKEAEAWRDWLLRAVAGDPADLQIMYGLAGERRLPEWELPWLPGYADSAPVRIGNGAVGQLQLDVYGEVLDSLYLARDAGLPSKPHMWAIQRSLMTFLKSSWQQPDEGLWEVRGGRRQFVHSKVMVWVAADRAVRTLEKHPELEGDADGWRAMRDEVHREVCEQGYDSRRGTFTQYYGSRELDAALLLIPRVGFLPPDDPRVIGTVDAIRADLGHGGFVRRYDTDAIGVDGMPGGEGAFLACSFWLADALHMTGRTAEARALFERLASLTNDVGLLAEEYDPELGRQVGNFPQAFSHIALVNTALTLFGDEQAG, encoded by the coding sequence GTGAACGCGCGCATCGAGGACTACGCCCTCATCGGCGACGAGCAGACCGCCGCGCTGGTCGGCAGGGACGGCTCGATCGACTGGCTGTGCCTGCCCCGCTTCGACTCCGGTGCCTGCTTCGCGAAGCTGCTCGGCAACGAGGACCACGGGTACTGGCGGATCGCACCCAAGGGGGCCCGTGTCTGCACGCGGCGCGCCTACCGGCCCGACACCCTCGTCCTCGACACCGAGTGGGAGACCGACGAGGGCACGCTGCGCGTCACCGACCTGATGCCGCAGCGCGACCGCGCGCCCGACGTCATGCGCATCGTGGAGGGCGTCAGCGGGCACGTCACCGTCCACAGCACCCTCCGCATCCGCTTCGACTACGGCTCGATCATCCCGTGGATGCGCCGCTCCGACGGCCACCGGGTCGCAGTCGCCGGACCGGACTCGGTCTGGCTGCGCACCGAGCCGCACGTGCACATGTGGGGCGAGGACTTCGGCACCCACTCCGAGTTCACCGTCGGCGAGGGCCAGCGGGTCGCGTTCGTGCTGACCTGGCACCCCTCGCACGAGCCCCGCCCCCCGCTCGTCGACCCCTACAAGGCGCTGAGCACCAGCGTCCACGGCTGGCGGCGCTGGGCCACCCGCTGCCGCTACGACGGGCCGTACCGGGACGCCGTCGTACGCTCCCTGATCACGCTCAAGGCCCTCACCTACGCCCCGACGGGCGGGATCGTCGCCGCGGCCACCACCTCGCTGCCCGAGGAACCGGGCGGGGTGCGCAACTGGGACTACCGCTACTGCTGGCTGCGCGACTCCACCCTCACCCTCGGCGCGCTGCTCCACGCCGGCTACCACAAGGAAGCCGAGGCCTGGCGCGACTGGCTGCTGCGCGCGGTCGCGGGCGACCCGGCGGACCTGCAGATCATGTACGGGCTGGCCGGTGAGCGCCGGCTGCCGGAGTGGGAACTGCCCTGGCTGCCCGGCTACGCCGACTCCGCGCCCGTACGCATCGGCAACGGCGCCGTCGGCCAGCTTCAGCTGGACGTGTACGGCGAGGTCCTGGACTCGCTGTATCTGGCGCGCGACGCGGGCCTGCCCAGCAAGCCGCACATGTGGGCCATCCAGCGCTCGCTGATGACGTTCCTGAAGTCGTCCTGGCAGCAGCCCGACGAGGGCCTGTGGGAGGTGCGCGGCGGCCGGCGCCAGTTCGTGCACTCGAAGGTGATGGTGTGGGTGGCCGCCGACCGCGCCGTACGCACGCTGGAGAAGCACCCGGAGCTGGAGGGCGACGCGGACGGCTGGCGGGCGATGCGGGACGAGGTGCACCGGGAGGTGTGCGAGCAGGGCTACGACTCCCGGCGGGGGACCTTCACGCAGTACTACGGCTCGCGCGAACTGGACGCCGCCCTGCTGCTGATCCCCCGGGTCGGCTTCCTGCCGCCCGACGACCCGCGCGTCATCGGCACGGTCGACGCGATCCGCGCGGACCTCGGCCACGGCGGCTTCGTGCGCCGCTACGACACCGACGCCATCGGGGTCGACGGGATGCCGGGCGGCGAGGGCGCCTTCCTCGCCTGCTCTTTCTGGCTCGCGGACGCCCTGCACATGACCGGCCGCACCGCCGAGGCCCGGGCACTCTTCGAGCGGCTGGCGTCGCTCACCAACGACGTGGGACTGCTGGCGGAGGAGTACGACCCCGAACTGGGCCGCCAGGTGGGCAACTTCCCGCAGGCCTTCAGCCATATCGCCCTGGTGAACACCGCGCTCACACTCTTCGGGGACGAGCAGGCAGGATAG
- a CDS encoding SURF1 family protein: MHRYRFLLSRQWVILTIVAIALIPTMIRLGFWQKHRYEERTARNDLVSSALHAKPVPVERLSSPGHTVTRTEKYRTVTATGTFDPAKEEVVRRRTNSDNEVGFHVLTPFVLGDGKVLLVNRGWIPANGAQTAFPKIPAPPAGRTTITGRLMADETTAASGIKNVQGLPDRQIMLINSTEEAHRLGAQVLGGYVEQTGPQTDSPEQISDPGSEDAPLNYAYMIQWWLFAAAVPVGWWFLVRREIRDQEEAAAEAKPEETEPAAV, translated from the coding sequence GTGCACCGCTACCGCTTCCTGTTGTCCCGCCAGTGGGTGATCCTCACCATCGTCGCGATCGCGCTGATCCCGACGATGATCAGGCTGGGCTTCTGGCAGAAGCACCGCTACGAGGAGCGCACCGCGCGCAACGACCTGGTCTCCTCGGCGCTGCACGCCAAGCCGGTCCCGGTCGAGCGGCTGAGCTCCCCGGGGCACACCGTGACCCGCACCGAGAAGTACCGCACGGTCACCGCGACCGGCACCTTCGACCCCGCGAAGGAGGAAGTGGTCCGGCGCCGGACCAACTCCGACAACGAGGTCGGCTTCCATGTGCTCACCCCGTTCGTCCTCGGCGACGGCAAGGTGCTGCTCGTCAACCGCGGCTGGATCCCCGCCAACGGAGCCCAGACCGCCTTCCCGAAGATCCCCGCCCCGCCGGCCGGCCGGACCACCATCACCGGGCGGCTGATGGCCGACGAGACGACCGCGGCGAGCGGCATCAAGAACGTCCAGGGCCTCCCCGACCGGCAGATCATGCTGATCAACAGCACGGAGGAGGCACACCGGCTCGGCGCGCAGGTGCTCGGCGGCTACGTCGAGCAGACGGGGCCCCAGACCGATTCCCCGGAGCAGATCTCCGACCCGGGCAGCGAGGACGCCCCGCTGAACTACGCGTACATGATCCAGTGGTGGCTGTTCGCCGCGGCCGTCCCGGTCGGCTGGTGGTTCCTGGTCCGGCGGGAGATCCGCGACCAGGAGGAGGCCGCCGCGGAGGCGAAGCCGGAGGAGACGGAACCGGCCGCCGTATAG
- a CDS encoding DEDDh family exonuclease: protein MLEDRATAVSSPTQWPAAYPKGYAVVDVETTGLARDDRIISAAVYRLDERGEVEDHWYTLVNPERDPGPVWIHGLTSEVLEGAPLFADIAEEFAARLDGRVLVAHNAVFDWQMIAREYARAQREAPVRQRLCTIALSKELELPLPNFKLESLAAHYGVVQRRAHHALDDARVLAEAFRPSLRAAAAGGVRLPLLECRPLTEWSDRPVPRQSSGGYGGYGGYRSGSWRPSRRRPACPYPNPGRYEDGKRLKQGMRVAFSGDTSVDRELLEDRATEAGLHVASSISRLTSLLVTNDPDSGTSKAAKARQFGTPVVDEAAFGQLLRDVEPAGE, encoded by the coding sequence ATGCTCGAAGACCGTGCGACCGCAGTGTCCTCCCCCACCCAGTGGCCGGCCGCGTACCCGAAGGGATACGCGGTCGTTGACGTGGAGACCACCGGCCTGGCCCGGGACGACCGGATCATCTCGGCGGCCGTCTACCGGCTGGACGAGCGCGGCGAGGTCGAGGACCACTGGTACACACTGGTCAACCCGGAGCGCGATCCGGGACCCGTGTGGATACACGGTCTGACGAGCGAGGTGCTCGAAGGGGCTCCGCTCTTCGCGGACATCGCCGAGGAGTTCGCGGCCCGGCTGGACGGCCGGGTGCTGGTCGCGCACAACGCCGTCTTCGACTGGCAGATGATCGCGCGGGAGTACGCGCGCGCGCAGCGCGAGGCGCCGGTGCGTCAGCGGCTGTGCACCATCGCGCTGTCGAAGGAGCTGGAGCTGCCGCTGCCCAACTTCAAGCTGGAGTCGCTGGCGGCGCACTACGGCGTCGTACAGCGGCGGGCGCATCACGCGCTGGACGACGCGCGCGTGCTGGCGGAGGCGTTCCGGCCCAGTCTGCGGGCGGCCGCCGCGGGGGGCGTACGGCTGCCGCTGCTGGAGTGCCGGCCGCTGACGGAGTGGTCGGACCGTCCGGTGCCCCGGCAGTCGTCCGGCGGATACGGGGGCTACGGCGGCTACCGGTCGGGCAGTTGGCGGCCCTCCCGCAGAAGGCCCGCATGCCCCTACCCCAATCCGGGTCGCTACGAAGACGGCAAACGCCTCAAACAGGGCATGCGGGTGGCGTTCTCCGGCGACACCTCCGTCGACCGCGAGCTGCTGGAGGACCGGGCCACCGAGGCCGGTCTGCATGTGGCGTCCAGCATCTCCCGGCTGACCAGCCTGCTGGTGACCAACGACCCCGACTCGGGCACGTCCAAGGCGGCCAAGGCGCGGCAGTTCGGCACGCCGGTCGTCGACGAGGCCGCGTTCGGGCAGCTGCTGCGGGATGTCGAGCCCGCCGGCGAGTGA
- a CDS encoding TetR/AcrR family transcriptional regulator, whose product MAGGTRSALTREAVLEAAAGLVKRHGPDALTMRGLAAALDTAVTSIYWHVGGREALLDALVERTVAELGEIRPCGRTPEERVAGVARDLRRQLRDHPHLVALVHERGLTERMFLPAQRVLVREAHAAGLRGARAAEFVRAVQFQVVGHVLVERNRERAPAQHPDERELWSTETAGDDPVLARALALPVDTERLFETATRALVRSLLAPTSPTCPPDSAG is encoded by the coding sequence ATGGCGGGCGGGACGAGAAGTGCGCTGACCCGGGAGGCGGTGCTGGAGGCCGCCGCCGGTCTGGTGAAGCGGCACGGGCCGGACGCACTCACCATGCGGGGGCTCGCCGCGGCGCTGGATACGGCCGTGACCTCGATCTACTGGCATGTCGGCGGCCGTGAGGCCCTGCTCGACGCCCTCGTGGAGCGGACCGTGGCCGAGCTGGGCGAGATCCGGCCCTGCGGACGCACACCCGAGGAGCGCGTGGCCGGTGTCGCGCGCGACCTGCGCCGGCAACTGCGCGACCATCCGCATCTGGTGGCCCTGGTGCACGAGCGGGGGCTGACCGAGCGGATGTTCCTGCCGGCCCAGCGGGTGCTGGTGCGTGAGGCGCACGCCGCCGGGCTGCGCGGTGCCCGGGCCGCCGAGTTCGTACGGGCCGTGCAGTTCCAGGTCGTCGGGCATGTACTGGTGGAGCGCAACCGCGAGCGGGCACCGGCACAGCACCCCGACGAGCGGGAACTGTGGAGTACCGAGACCGCCGGGGACGACCCCGTGCTGGCGCGTGCGCTGGCCTTACCGGTGGACACGGAGCGGCTCTTCGAGACGGCCACAAGAGCGCTGGTACGGTCGCTGCTGGCACCGACTTCGCCCACCTGCCCACCCGACTCGGCCGGCTGA
- a CDS encoding acetoacetate decarboxylase family protein, whose protein sequence is MARVRYGARTEREIAATRTASARLPRIWSTGVVAVWETDPDAVAAVLPPPLKPTGSPLARVNISTVDLPGYPLGAGSFAVAAVHGTVEGWYPLVMPMTQERALTGGREVFGEPKKLGEVTVERDGPGVRAALSRHGIAFVEVQGTVGGELPLPEPSRKTDFYFKFLPAVDGSGLDTDPVLVHCVRHEQVRRLERITGEVVLRESAYDPVADLPVLRLREITIGEKTSDQSGRVVERVDAQALLPYIHQRYDDPLQILDAPPEGSS, encoded by the coding sequence ATGGCACGCGTACGGTACGGCGCACGGACCGAGCGGGAGATCGCCGCGACCCGCACCGCGAGCGCGCGGCTTCCCCGCATCTGGTCCACCGGAGTGGTGGCCGTCTGGGAGACCGACCCGGACGCGGTCGCCGCGGTGCTGCCGCCACCCCTGAAACCCACCGGAAGCCCGCTCGCGCGGGTGAACATCAGCACTGTCGACCTGCCCGGATACCCGCTCGGCGCGGGCTCGTTCGCGGTCGCCGCGGTGCACGGCACGGTCGAGGGCTGGTATCCGCTGGTCATGCCGATGACCCAGGAGCGCGCCCTCACCGGCGGGCGAGAGGTCTTCGGCGAGCCCAAGAAGCTCGGCGAGGTGACGGTCGAACGCGACGGCCCGGGCGTGCGCGCGGCGCTGTCCCGGCACGGCATCGCGTTCGTCGAGGTGCAGGGCACGGTGGGCGGCGAGCTGCCCTTGCCGGAGCCTTCGCGGAAGACCGACTTCTACTTCAAGTTCCTCCCCGCCGTGGACGGTTCGGGCCTCGACACCGACCCGGTGCTGGTGCACTGCGTGCGCCACGAGCAGGTGCGCAGGCTGGAGCGGATCACCGGGGAGGTCGTCCTGCGCGAGTCGGCGTACGACCCCGTGGCCGACCTTCCGGTGCTGCGGCTGCGCGAGATCACCATCGGCGAGAAGACCAGCGACCAGAGCGGCCGGGTCGTCGAACGGGTCGACGCCCAGGCCCTGTTGCCGTACATCCACCAGCGCTACGACGATCCGCTGCAGATCCTCGACGCGCCGCCCGAGGGGAGTTCGTGA